The Myxococcus virescens sequence TCCGACGATGTCTTCGGCACCGAGCCGAACGCCCACCTGTTTTACGAGGTGGCGAAGATGCAGCAGATCAACCGGCGCCGCGGCACGGTCGGGGTGAAGAACACCTCGCTGGTCAGCGGCGGCGGCAAGAAGCCCTGGAAGCAGAAGGGCACCGGCCGCGCTCGTCAGGGCTCCATCCGCGCTTCCCACTGGGTGGGCGGCGGTAAGGCGATGGCTCCCAAGGCGCGCGACTACTTCTACCGCCCGCCCCGCAAGGTGCGCCGCGGCGCCCTGAAGTCCGCGCTGTCCCTGCGGGCCCAGGAGAAGACGCTCATCATCCTGGACGGCTTCTCCCTGGATGCTCCGAAGAGCAAGCAGGCCTTCGAGGTCCTCACCAAGCGTCTGAAGCTCCAGAACGCCCTGGTGATTGACGACAAGGGCAACACCAACCTGCACCGCAGCGTGCGCAACCTGGCGAAGTTCGACGTGCTGCCGCCCGAGGGCCTGAACCTCGAGGCCGTTCTCCGGCACTCGCACCTCGTCCTCACGTCCGCGGCCGCGAAGACCCTCGAGGGGGCGCTGTCATGAATCTGAACGACGTCATCAAGGGCCCGCTCATCACCGAGAAGCTGGACAAGGCCCGCGAGAAGTTCCGCCAGTACTCGTTCATCGTCGACCGCAAGGCGACGAAGCACGACGTCGCCCGGGCGGTGGAGACGCTCTTCAAGGTCACCGTCGAGGGCGTGAACACCAACATCGTCCGCGGCAAGATCAAGCGGGTGGGTCGTAGCATCGGCAAGCGGCCCAACTTCAAGAAGGCGGTTGTGACGCTGAAGCAGGGCGACTCGATCGAACTCTTCGAGGGAGGGGCGGCCTGACGCCACGGCGTCGAGCCAGCCTGAGGAACACACCATGGGCATCAAGAAGTACAAGCCGACTAGCGCCGCCCGCCGTCTGATGACGGTGTCCGACTTCGCGGACATCACCAAGGACTCGCCCGAGAAGAGCCTCACCGAGCCGCTCAAGCGCTCCGGTGGTCGCAACGTCCACGGGCACATCACCCGCCGGCACCAGGGTGGCGGCCACAAGCGCCGCTACCGCGTCATCGACTTCAAGCGCCGGGACAAGGATGGCGTCCCCGCGAAGGTCGTGGCCGTCGAGTACGACCCCAACCGCACCGCCAACATCGCCCTGCTGCACTACGCGGACGGCGAGAAGCGCTACATCCTCGCTCCGGTAGGTCTGAGCGTGGGTGACACGGTGTTCGCCGGCGAAGGCGCGGACATCCGGCCTGGCAACAGCCTGCCGCTGCAGAACATCCCGGTGGGTACGGTCATCCACAACGTGGAGCTGAAGCCGGGCCGTGGCGCCCAGGTCATCCGCTCCGCCGGCACGTCCGGACAGCTGATGGCGAAGGAGGACCGTTACGCGCAGGTGCGTATGCCCTCCGGCACCGTCCGCAAGGTCCTCATCGAGTGCCGCGCCACCGTGGGCCAGGTCGGCAACATCGAGCACGAAATCATCCGTATCGGCAAGGCGGGTAAGAGCCGCTGGCTGGGCATTCGTCCCACCGTCCGCGGTCTGGCGATGAACCCGGTCGACCACCCGCACGGCGGTGGTGAAGGCAAGTCCGGTCAGGGTAACCCGCACCCTGTGTCCCCCTGGGGCAAGAAGACCAAGGGTCTCACCACGCGCACTAACAAGCGCACTGACAAGTTCATCGTGTCCGGCCGCCGCCAGGGCGCGCGCAGCCAGTAAGAGGATTCCATGGCTCGTTCGATCAAGAAGGGTCCGTTCGTCGACGACTTCCTCGTGAAGAAGATCGAGGACATGATCAAGACGAACAAGAAGGCCGTCGTAAAGACGTGGTCCCGCCGCTCCACGATTCTTCCGGAGTTCGTGGGTCACACCTTCGCGGTGCACAACGGGAAGAAGTTCATCCCGGTGTTCGTCACGGAGAACATGGTTGGCCACAAGCTCGGCGAGTTCGCCCCGACGCGTACGTTCGGTGGCCACTCGGCGGAGAAGAAGGTCGCCAAGGCCCCGGGCAAGTAGCCTGGCGCATTGCCTGAGAGCCTGAGGAGAAGACCATGGAGTCGACTGCACATCTGCGTTTCCTGCGCATGAGCCCCCGCAAGATTTCCACTGTTGCGGAGCTCGTCCGGGGCAAGCCTGTTGAGGCGGCCCTCAACATCCTGAAGTTCACCAAGCGCGCCGCGGCCAAGCCGGTGGAGAAGCTCATCAAGAGCGCCGTGGCCAACGCGACTGACAAGTCCAAGGGCCAGGTCGACGTGGACACGCTCTACGTGAAGACCATCTCCGTGGACCAGGGTCCCACCCAGCGCCGGTTCATGCCGCGCGCCATGGGCCGGGCCACCCCCATCAAGAAGAAGACGGCCCACGTCCACGTGGTGCTCGCCGAGGCGAAGAAGTAGGACCCGTCGGGCCCTGCCCGGACGCTTCAAGGAGAATCACGTTGGGACAGAAAGTTCATCCGATCGGGTTCCGGCTTGGTGTCATCAAGACCTGGGACTCCAAGTGGTTCGAGCACAAGAACTACGCGCAGTGGCTCCACGAGGACATCCGCATCCGCGAGTTCGTGAAGAAGTCGCTGAACCACGCGGGCGTGTCGAAGGTGGAGATCGAGCGCGCGGCCAACAAGGTCAAGGTCAACGTCCACACTGCGCGGCCGGGCATCGTCATCGGCAAGCGCGGCGCGGGCATTGAGACGGTGAAGAAGGACCTCCAGCAGTTCACGAAGAACGAGGTCTTCCTCAACATCGTCGAGGTCCGCAAGGCTGAGACCGACGCGCAGCTGGTGGCGGAGAACATCGCCACGCAGCTCGAGCGCCGCATCGCGTTCCGCCGGGCCATGAAGAAGGCCCTGCAGACGGCGATGAAGTTCGGTGCCAAGGGCATCCGCGTGGCCTGCTCGGGCCGCCTCGGTGGCGCGGAGATGGCGCGCTACGAGTGGTACCGCGAGGGTCGCGTGCCCCTGCACACCCTGCGCGCGGACATTGACTACGGTTTCGCCGAGGCGAAGACGACCTACGGCAAGATCGGCTGCAAGGTCTGGGTCTGCAAGGGCGAGGTCCTCCCGGGCAAGGGTGGCCAGGCCCCCATGCCCTCCAACCGGTAATCAGTCCACCCGCGCCGGGCGCTCCCAGAAGGGGCGCCCGGGGCAGGGCGGCGAAGGACAGCGACGATGCTTCAGCCTGCTCGTACGAAGTACCGCAAGATGCACAAGGGCCGCATGCCTGGCAGTGCCCACCGGGGTAGCGACATGACCTACGGTGAGTACGGTCTGATGAGCCTCCAGCCGGGGTGGATCACCTCCCGGCAGATCGAGGCGGCTCGTATCGCGATGACGCGTCACGTGAAGCGTGGCGGCAAGATCTGGATCCGTATCTTCCCGGACAAGCCCATCACCAAGAAGCCCGCTGAGACCCGTATGGGTACCGGTAAGGGTGGCGTGGAGTACTACGTCGCGGTGGTGAAGCCCGGCCGCATCCTCTACGAGATGGAGGGTATGACGCCGGAAGTGGCCACCGGGGCGCTGAAGCTGGCGCAGGCGAAGCTGCCGGTGCTCACGAAGATCGTGAAGCGGGCGGACCTGAGCCTCTAAGGCACCGAGCGGCGGGAGCTGGTCCCCTGGACAGCTTCCGCTCGCATGGAGAGTGAAATGGCGACTGCGAAGGAATTGAAGGAACTGTCGGCGGACGACCTGAAGCAGCGCGCGGCGGAGCTGCGCGAGACGCTGTTCCAGGACCAGCTGAAGCGGCGGACCGGTTCGCTGGACAACCCGGCCGAGCGCACCCAGCACCGACGGGACCTGGCGCGGGTTCTGACCGTGCTGACCCAGAAGACGAAGGCTTAAGGGCTGAACACCCACGACTCCAAGCGCGCTCAGCTGATAGAGGAGCGCGTGCGGCCATCCGGGCGCCAATGCCCGGGTGCATGAGAGACAGTGAGAGAGAAGATGGCTGAAGCGACCGAGACGCAGGCTTCTGAGACTTCCACCCGTGGCCGTCCCAAGACGCGCGTGGGGATTGTCACCTCCAACAAGATGCAGAAGACGGTGGTCGTCACCGTCCAGCGCCGGGCTCCGCACCCGAAGTACGGGAAGATCATGAGCCTGCGCGAGAAGTACAAGGCGCACGTGGAGGATCACGACTACCCCAAGAAGATCACCATCAACGAGGGTGATCGGGTCCGG is a genomic window containing:
- the rplD gene encoding 50S ribosomal protein L4; its protein translation is MAKFDVVDLDLKKVSEIELSDDVFGTEPNAHLFYEVAKMQQINRRRGTVGVKNTSLVSGGGKKPWKQKGTGRARQGSIRASHWVGGGKAMAPKARDYFYRPPRKVRRGALKSALSLRAQEKTLIILDGFSLDAPKSKQAFEVLTKRLKLQNALVIDDKGNTNLHRSVRNLAKFDVLPPEGLNLEAVLRHSHLVLTSAAAKTLEGALS
- a CDS encoding 50S ribosomal protein L23, with amino-acid sequence MNLNDVIKGPLITEKLDKAREKFRQYSFIVDRKATKHDVARAVETLFKVTVEGVNTNIVRGKIKRVGRSIGKRPNFKKAVVTLKQGDSIELFEGGAA
- the rplB gene encoding 50S ribosomal protein L2 is translated as MGIKKYKPTSAARRLMTVSDFADITKDSPEKSLTEPLKRSGGRNVHGHITRRHQGGGHKRRYRVIDFKRRDKDGVPAKVVAVEYDPNRTANIALLHYADGEKRYILAPVGLSVGDTVFAGEGADIRPGNSLPLQNIPVGTVIHNVELKPGRGAQVIRSAGTSGQLMAKEDRYAQVRMPSGTVRKVLIECRATVGQVGNIEHEIIRIGKAGKSRWLGIRPTVRGLAMNPVDHPHGGGEGKSGQGNPHPVSPWGKKTKGLTTRTNKRTDKFIVSGRRQGARSQ
- the rpsS gene encoding 30S ribosomal protein S19 — its product is MARSIKKGPFVDDFLVKKIEDMIKTNKKAVVKTWSRRSTILPEFVGHTFAVHNGKKFIPVFVTENMVGHKLGEFAPTRTFGGHSAEKKVAKAPGK
- the rplV gene encoding 50S ribosomal protein L22, translated to MESTAHLRFLRMSPRKISTVAELVRGKPVEAALNILKFTKRAAAKPVEKLIKSAVANATDKSKGQVDVDTLYVKTISVDQGPTQRRFMPRAMGRATPIKKKTAHVHVVLAEAKK
- the rpsC gene encoding 30S ribosomal protein S3; amino-acid sequence: MGQKVHPIGFRLGVIKTWDSKWFEHKNYAQWLHEDIRIREFVKKSLNHAGVSKVEIERAANKVKVNVHTARPGIVIGKRGAGIETVKKDLQQFTKNEVFLNIVEVRKAETDAQLVAENIATQLERRIAFRRAMKKALQTAMKFGAKGIRVACSGRLGGAEMARYEWYREGRVPLHTLRADIDYGFAEAKTTYGKIGCKVWVCKGEVLPGKGGQAPMPSNR
- the rplP gene encoding 50S ribosomal protein L16; translation: MLQPARTKYRKMHKGRMPGSAHRGSDMTYGEYGLMSLQPGWITSRQIEAARIAMTRHVKRGGKIWIRIFPDKPITKKPAETRMGTGKGGVEYYVAVVKPGRILYEMEGMTPEVATGALKLAQAKLPVLTKIVKRADLSL
- the rpmC gene encoding 50S ribosomal protein L29 — protein: MESEMATAKELKELSADDLKQRAAELRETLFQDQLKRRTGSLDNPAERTQHRRDLARVLTVLTQKTKA
- the rpsQ gene encoding 30S ribosomal protein S17, with translation MREKMAEATETQASETSTRGRPKTRVGIVTSNKMQKTVVVTVQRRAPHPKYGKIMSLREKYKAHVEDHDYPKKITINEGDRVRIAETKPASKDKRWRVVEVLEKSKNV